Proteins encoded by one window of Leopardus geoffroyi isolate Oge1 chromosome X, O.geoffroyi_Oge1_pat1.0, whole genome shotgun sequence:
- the RAI2 gene encoding retinoic acid-induced protein 2 isoform X3, with product MDDLQSQNLSMDMTDSSPALGNNRLENGMAQLITTEAWNINSTDLEAPCSSSAIHNNLFQGAEDPEARPQLLDLRIPSRPQEPTLPFEAVLQNLFPSQGALGPPPCQPPPGYAPVPPQPFNSPLSPLVPPATLLVPYPVIVPLPVPVPIPIPIPVPQSPESKLSSGFPKPPSSFGLHPFKGTPSPLEKEELKPFDILQPREYFQLSRHTVIKMGSENEALDLSMKSVPWLKAGEASPPVCQEDAVLDLSLAAHRKSEPPVETLYDSSSSVDSPGHAGGTEVPFAPAAAHGASAVMDSHVGGSNPAQLPGQPGQPSGEVKAENHMEIVSESQAAKVIVSVEDAVPAIFCGKIKGLSGVSTKNFSFKREDSVLQGYDINSQGEEPMGSTEPLRKPVKNRSIKLKKVNSQEIHMLPIKKQRLATFFPRK from the exons ATGGACGATCTGCAGTCCCAGAACCTCTCCATGGACATGACTGACTCCTCTCCCGCCTTGGGCAATAACAGACTGGAGAATGGCATGGCCCAGCTGATCACCACCGAGGCCTGGAACATCAACTCCACCGACCTG GAGGCCCCGTGCTCCTCCAGTGCTATCCACAACAACCTGTTCCAGGGAGCCGAGGACCCCGAGGCCCGACCGCAGCTCCTGGACCTGCGGATCCCCAGCCGGCCACAGGAGCCCACGTTGCCGTTTGAAGCTGTGCTCCAGAATTTGTTCCCCTCACAGGGCGCTCTGGGCCCCCCACCCTGTCAGCCTCCTCCTGGATACGCGCCTGTGCCCCCCCAGCCCTTTAACTCCCCCCTGTCCCCGCTGGTCCCTCCGGCCACCCTCCTGGTACCCTACCCTGTGATCGTCCCCTTGCCCGTGCCcgtccccatccccatccccatccctgtGCCTCAGAGTCCCGAATCCAAGCTCAGCTCCGGTTTCCCCAAGCCGCCATCTTCCTTCGGCCTACACCCCTTCAAAGGCACCCCTAGCCCTCTGGAGAAGGAGGAACTGAAGCCCTTCGATATCCTGCAGCCGAGGGAGTACTTCCAGCTTAGCCGCCACACGGTCATCAAGATGGGGAGTGAGAACGAGGCCCTGGATCTGTCCATGAAGTCGGTGCCCTGGCTTAAGGCTGGCGAAGCCAGTCCCCCCGTCTGCCAGGAAGATGCGGTCCTGGACCTGTCGCTGGCAGCCCACCGAAAATCTGAGCCTCCCGTTGAGACCCTGTATGACAGCAGCAGCTCAGTGGACAGCCCAGGTCACGCCGGCGGCACGGAAGTGCCCTTTGCCCCTGCCGCAGCACACGGGGCCTCGGCTGTGATGGATAGCCACGTGGGCGGCAGCAACCCCGCCCAGCTGCCCGGCCAGCCCGGCCAGCCCAGCGGCGAGGTCAAGGCTGAAAATCACATGGAGATCGTGAGCGAGTCCCAGGCCGCCAAGGTTATCGTCTCGGTGGAAGACGCCGTGCCTGCCATCTTCTGCGGCAAGATCAAAGGCCTCTCGGGCGTGTCCACCAAAAACTTCTCCTTCAAAAGAGAAGACTCCGTGCTTCAGGGCTATGACATCAATAGCCAAGGAGAAGAGCCCATGGGAAGCACAGAGCCCCTTAGGAAACCCGTCAAAAACAGGAGCATAAAGTTAAAGAAAGTGAACTCCCAGGAAATACACATGCTCCCGATCAAAAAACAACGGCTGGCCACCTTTTTTCCAAGAAAGTAa
- the RAI2 gene encoding retinoic acid-induced protein 2 isoform X1, translated as MDDLQSQNLSMDMTDSSPALGNNRLENGMAQLITTEAWNINSTDLVKKALVTVPAPSILNPPAESQGGMALKVAATVLQPLCLGESPVVMPIHMQVEGSPAPELNPNGHAAYVMTTQGPVQLPVVLEQHVFQHLNSPLVLPQEAPCSSSAIHNNLFQGAEDPEARPQLLDLRIPSRPQEPTLPFEAVLQNLFPSQGALGPPPCQPPPGYAPVPPQPFNSPLSPLVPPATLLVPYPVIVPLPVPVPIPIPIPVPQSPESKLSSGFPKPPSSFGLHPFKGTPSPLEKEELKPFDILQPREYFQLSRHTVIKMGSENEALDLSMKSVPWLKAGEASPPVCQEDAVLDLSLAAHRKSEPPVETLYDSSSSVDSPGHAGGTEVPFAPAAAHGASAVMDSHVGGSNPAQLPGQPGQPSGEVKAENHMEIVSESQAAKVIVSVEDAVPAIFCGKIKGLSGVSTKNFSFKREDSVLQGYDINSQGEEPMGSTEPLRKPVKNRSIKLKKVNSQEIHMLPIKKQRLATFFPRK; from the coding sequence ATGGACGATCTGCAGTCCCAGAACCTCTCCATGGACATGACTGACTCCTCTCCCGCCTTGGGCAATAACAGACTGGAGAATGGCATGGCCCAGCTGATCACCACCGAGGCCTGGAACATCAACTCCACCGACCTGGTAAAGAAGGCCCTGGTGACCGTGCCGGCCCCATCCATCCTGAACCCCCCAGCCGAGTCTCAGGGCGGCATGGCTCTGAAGGTGGCGGCCACTGTGCTGCAGCCCCTGTGCCTCGGGGAGAGCCCGGTGGTGATGCCCATTCACATGCAGGTGGAGGGAAGCCCTGCGCCCGAGCTCAACCCTAACGGCCATGCGGCCTATGTCATGACCACGCAGGGCCCCGTGCAGCTGCCGGTGGTGCTGGAGCAGCACGTCTTCCAGCACCTCAACTCCCCTCTGGTCCTGCCGCAGGAGGCCCCGTGCTCCTCCAGTGCTATCCACAACAACCTGTTCCAGGGAGCCGAGGACCCCGAGGCCCGACCGCAGCTCCTGGACCTGCGGATCCCCAGCCGGCCACAGGAGCCCACGTTGCCGTTTGAAGCTGTGCTCCAGAATTTGTTCCCCTCACAGGGCGCTCTGGGCCCCCCACCCTGTCAGCCTCCTCCTGGATACGCGCCTGTGCCCCCCCAGCCCTTTAACTCCCCCCTGTCCCCGCTGGTCCCTCCGGCCACCCTCCTGGTACCCTACCCTGTGATCGTCCCCTTGCCCGTGCCcgtccccatccccatccccatccctgtGCCTCAGAGTCCCGAATCCAAGCTCAGCTCCGGTTTCCCCAAGCCGCCATCTTCCTTCGGCCTACACCCCTTCAAAGGCACCCCTAGCCCTCTGGAGAAGGAGGAACTGAAGCCCTTCGATATCCTGCAGCCGAGGGAGTACTTCCAGCTTAGCCGCCACACGGTCATCAAGATGGGGAGTGAGAACGAGGCCCTGGATCTGTCCATGAAGTCGGTGCCCTGGCTTAAGGCTGGCGAAGCCAGTCCCCCCGTCTGCCAGGAAGATGCGGTCCTGGACCTGTCGCTGGCAGCCCACCGAAAATCTGAGCCTCCCGTTGAGACCCTGTATGACAGCAGCAGCTCAGTGGACAGCCCAGGTCACGCCGGCGGCACGGAAGTGCCCTTTGCCCCTGCCGCAGCACACGGGGCCTCGGCTGTGATGGATAGCCACGTGGGCGGCAGCAACCCCGCCCAGCTGCCCGGCCAGCCCGGCCAGCCCAGCGGCGAGGTCAAGGCTGAAAATCACATGGAGATCGTGAGCGAGTCCCAGGCCGCCAAGGTTATCGTCTCGGTGGAAGACGCCGTGCCTGCCATCTTCTGCGGCAAGATCAAAGGCCTCTCGGGCGTGTCCACCAAAAACTTCTCCTTCAAAAGAGAAGACTCCGTGCTTCAGGGCTATGACATCAATAGCCAAGGAGAAGAGCCCATGGGAAGCACAGAGCCCCTTAGGAAACCCGTCAAAAACAGGAGCATAAAGTTAAAGAAAGTGAACTCCCAGGAAATACACATGCTCCCGATCAAAAAACAACGGCTGGCCACCTTTTTTCCAAGAAAGTAa
- the RAI2 gene encoding retinoic acid-induced protein 2 isoform X2 — protein sequence MDDLQSQNLSMDMTDSSPALGNNRLENGMAQLITTEAWNINSTDLGPVQLPVVLEQHVFQHLNSPLVLPQEAPCSSSAIHNNLFQGAEDPEARPQLLDLRIPSRPQEPTLPFEAVLQNLFPSQGALGPPPCQPPPGYAPVPPQPFNSPLSPLVPPATLLVPYPVIVPLPVPVPIPIPIPVPQSPESKLSSGFPKPPSSFGLHPFKGTPSPLEKEELKPFDILQPREYFQLSRHTVIKMGSENEALDLSMKSVPWLKAGEASPPVCQEDAVLDLSLAAHRKSEPPVETLYDSSSSVDSPGHAGGTEVPFAPAAAHGASAVMDSHVGGSNPAQLPGQPGQPSGEVKAENHMEIVSESQAAKVIVSVEDAVPAIFCGKIKGLSGVSTKNFSFKREDSVLQGYDINSQGEEPMGSTEPLRKPVKNRSIKLKKVNSQEIHMLPIKKQRLATFFPRK from the exons ATGGACGATCTGCAGTCCCAGAACCTCTCCATGGACATGACTGACTCCTCTCCCGCCTTGGGCAATAACAGACTGGAGAATGGCATGGCCCAGCTGATCACCACCGAGGCCTGGAACATCAACTCCACCGACCTG GGCCCCGTGCAGCTGCCGGTGGTGCTGGAGCAGCACGTCTTCCAGCACCTCAACTCCCCTCTGGTCCTGCCGCAGGAGGCCCCGTGCTCCTCCAGTGCTATCCACAACAACCTGTTCCAGGGAGCCGAGGACCCCGAGGCCCGACCGCAGCTCCTGGACCTGCGGATCCCCAGCCGGCCACAGGAGCCCACGTTGCCGTTTGAAGCTGTGCTCCAGAATTTGTTCCCCTCACAGGGCGCTCTGGGCCCCCCACCCTGTCAGCCTCCTCCTGGATACGCGCCTGTGCCCCCCCAGCCCTTTAACTCCCCCCTGTCCCCGCTGGTCCCTCCGGCCACCCTCCTGGTACCCTACCCTGTGATCGTCCCCTTGCCCGTGCCcgtccccatccccatccccatccctgtGCCTCAGAGTCCCGAATCCAAGCTCAGCTCCGGTTTCCCCAAGCCGCCATCTTCCTTCGGCCTACACCCCTTCAAAGGCACCCCTAGCCCTCTGGAGAAGGAGGAACTGAAGCCCTTCGATATCCTGCAGCCGAGGGAGTACTTCCAGCTTAGCCGCCACACGGTCATCAAGATGGGGAGTGAGAACGAGGCCCTGGATCTGTCCATGAAGTCGGTGCCCTGGCTTAAGGCTGGCGAAGCCAGTCCCCCCGTCTGCCAGGAAGATGCGGTCCTGGACCTGTCGCTGGCAGCCCACCGAAAATCTGAGCCTCCCGTTGAGACCCTGTATGACAGCAGCAGCTCAGTGGACAGCCCAGGTCACGCCGGCGGCACGGAAGTGCCCTTTGCCCCTGCCGCAGCACACGGGGCCTCGGCTGTGATGGATAGCCACGTGGGCGGCAGCAACCCCGCCCAGCTGCCCGGCCAGCCCGGCCAGCCCAGCGGCGAGGTCAAGGCTGAAAATCACATGGAGATCGTGAGCGAGTCCCAGGCCGCCAAGGTTATCGTCTCGGTGGAAGACGCCGTGCCTGCCATCTTCTGCGGCAAGATCAAAGGCCTCTCGGGCGTGTCCACCAAAAACTTCTCCTTCAAAAGAGAAGACTCCGTGCTTCAGGGCTATGACATCAATAGCCAAGGAGAAGAGCCCATGGGAAGCACAGAGCCCCTTAGGAAACCCGTCAAAAACAGGAGCATAAAGTTAAAGAAAGTGAACTCCCAGGAAATACACATGCTCCCGATCAAAAAACAACGGCTGGCCACCTTTTTTCCAAGAAAGTAa